The segment CCAATCGCACGGTCCTTCATAATGGCTCCCCCTCAGCCCTCATTTTCGTCTTCTTATCACGTGACGGCTCAACATAGAAGAAAGCCTGCCTTCACCAGATGATGGTCCCAACACTTCACCAGGAAGGACCAATCAAACGGATTTCAGATTGGCTGCGGGATTCAGACATGACTTTCGCTCGATCGCCATGGAATATCATTTCCGAATCATCTTCGAGTCCCTTCATCACAGTGGAAATATATTCGGAAAGACCGATCCCTCTGAATTTGAGATGGGCGCGGTCGCGTCCTGCTTTGTTCAAATCGGTATCGACCATGGGCGGGACGATCTCAATGACTTTAACTGATGTCCCTTTAAGCTGCTGCCGCAGCACCAGAGAATAAGTATGAATCGCGGCTTTTGTTGCGCAGTAGATTGGCATATTGAGCATGGGCATGAACCCAAGCCCGGAACTCACATTGATGACCGCGGCTGAGGGTCTTTTCATCAGGTGGCCAATGAAGAGAGCGGTCAGTTCTACCGTCGCTATGAAATTTGTTGTAATCTCGTCTTCTCCGGATTTGAGGTCGTCATATCCTTTTTTGAGATCGATATATCTCTGTATCCCGGCGTTATTGACCAGAACGTCTAGGTCGGGGAAACGGCGAAGCACTTCCGCGGAGGAGTCTTCCTCTGCTGGGTATCACCAACATCACACGGCAGTGCTGTTATATCTGGGAATTTCTTGGCCACCGCTGAAAGCTTCGCTCCATCACGTCCGCATACGATCACCTTGCTTTCTGATCGACAAAAAGCCTCGGCAAGACCGAGCCCGATACCACTGGTGCCTCCGGTCACAAGAACGGTTCTTCCTGAAAGTCTCATGATTACTCCTCCACGCAAACCAGGATGTAGGCTTTACAGACTATCCCAAAAACATCGGTCATCACTGCAGCACTTCTTTCCAATCAACCGGGCGTCGTTTTCCGACGACGCCCTCCACCTAGCGAAATTCGATCTCCAACCGGTCATCATTGGAAAACAGGGAGATCGCCTTGACGATCTCCTGCAATCTGGCCTTCTGCAGCCGAATATCGAGAGTATTGAAGTCTTCAAAAAGGGATTGAATTTGCACGGGCACCCGCTCCACCGTATCGGTCTTGGCCTTGGCCTCTGCCATGATGGCGGTTAAGGTATCTACCTCGGCCTTCAGCTGGGCGATCTCTTCCCGCCTGACCTGGGAGACGGCCGTGTACTCGCCCTCCGTCAATAT is part of the Dehalococcoidia bacterium genome and harbors:
- a CDS encoding SDR family NAD(P)-dependent oxidoreductase → MLRRFPDLDVLVNNAGIQRYIDLKKGYDDLKSGEDEITTNFIATVELTALFIGHLMKRPSAAVINVSSGLGFMPMLNMPIYCATKAAIHTYSLVLRQQLKGTSVKVIEIVPPMVDTDLNKAGRDRAHLKFRGIGLSEYISTVMKGLEDDSEMIFHGDRAKVMSESRSQSEIRLIGPSW
- a CDS encoding SDR family NAD(P)-dependent oxidoreductase, whose amino-acid sequence is MRLSGRTVLVTGGTSGIGLGLAEAFCRSESKVIVCGRDGAKLSAVAKKFPDITALPCDVGDTQQRKTPPRKCFAVSPT